The stretch of DNA GCGGGCTGATGTGCGCGGTGACCTTCCGCGACCCCGAGCTCCGGAACAGGGCGATCGCCGCGGCCCGAACCGATCACCGCACGCTTTTCCTGCCGTCCGGCCCGGATTCCCTGCGGTTCCGCCCGCCGCTGTCGGCGGACCCGTCCGAACTCACCGCCGCCGTAGCCGCGCTCCGCGCCACCCTCACCAGCTTGCCCTGACGCTTTCACCAGGAGTGAACGGACTGTTCGCCCAGTCTATTGGGACGAACGGTCCGTTCACTCCGGACGAACTTGGGCGGAGCACCCAGGGAACTCCGGTCACCGCCAGGACGGCAGCCACATCTCGGCCTGCCAGTGCTCCTGCGTGATCGAGGCGCCGTTGAGCACCGGCCACAACCACACGAAGTTCGCCACCACGAGCCCGACGTAGAGCGCCACCACCAGCAGTCCCGTCTTGCGGCGCTCGGTGTGCTCCTGCGCCGCACCGAGGATTTCGCCGAGCACCAGCACGATCCCGAGCACCAGGAACGGCGCCATCGGCGTGGCGTAGAAGTAGTACATCTGCCGGTCGAGGTTGACGAACCACGGCAGGAACCCGGCGCAGTAGCCGACCAGCACCGCGGTGTAGCGCCAGTCCAGCCGGGTCACCGCGCGCCACACCGTCCACGCCGCGACCGGCAGCGCCAGCCACCACATCGCCGGAGTGCCCAGCAGCATCGTGGCCTGCACGCAGTCCGATTCGCCGCAGCCGGGCAGTCCGGACTCGTAGTAGTAGAGCATCGGCCGCATGCCCATCGGCCACGCCCACGGCTTCGACTCCCACGGGTGCGGGCTGTTGCCGGTGGTCAGGTGGGTGTGGAAGTCCAGCACGTTGGCCTGGTAGTACAGCAGCGACCGGAACGGCTCCGGCACCCAGCCGAACCCGACGTCGTCGGCGACCAGCGAAGCGTGCCGGTCGGTGGCGGTTTCGCTGGCGAACCAGTTGAACCACACCGCGAAGTAGATCGCGATCGGCAGCACCAGCAGCGAACCCAGCGCGGGCACCGTGTCCCGCAGCAGCGCCCCCGCCCACGGGCGGCGAACTCCGGCGGTGCGCCGGGAAAGCGCGTCCCACAGCACGCTGAGCAGCCCGAACGCCGCGATGTAGTAGATCCCGTTCCACTTCACCCCG from Saccharopolyspora sp. SCSIO 74807 encodes:
- a CDS encoding phospholipid carrier-dependent glycosyltransferase codes for the protein MSVLVPNSAKADDLVGPGQTPPAAAPGTSDTAHPLTAKLPTDRLRGWIVTLVITLVAAVVRIWDLGHATDKGTPVFDEKYYAIQAWQMLRNGGYEDNPGYEVVAHPPVGKQLIAIGEWIFGYGPFSWRIAAALAGVVMVLLVVRIGRRLTRSTLLGAIAGILLICDGVSHVQSRIGMLDIFQALFVLAAFACLLADRDQMRQRLAVVVREGRIAESVWGPRTGFRWWRFAAGVSLGLTCGVKWNGIYYIAAFGLLSVLWDALSRRTAGVRRPWAGALLRDTVPALGSLLVLPIAIYFAVWFNWFASETATDRHASLVADDVGFGWVPEPFRSLLYYQANVLDFHTHLTTGNSPHPWESKPWAWPMGMRPMLYYYESGLPGCGESDCVQATMLLGTPAMWWLALPVAAWTVWRAVTRLDWRYTAVLVGYCAGFLPWFVNLDRQMYYFYATPMAPFLVLGIVLVLGEILGAAQEHTERRKTGLLVVALYVGLVVANFVWLWPVLNGASITQEHWQAEMWLPSWR